A part of Drosophila ananassae strain 14024-0371.13 chromosome 2R, ASM1763931v2, whole genome shotgun sequence genomic DNA contains:
- the LOC6507346 gene encoding uncharacterized protein LOC6507346: protein MTEPSVSYALYLHRRELGRPKRRLMRIASTKLQLTNELIQLQQRRQWESAFDPNFDAEASIQQSSALNREREYRDRLKRSMQRQLEKQQQRQRQHLEQMGKL from the coding sequence ATGACAGAACCATCGGTGAGCTATGCCCTCTATCTGCACCGCCGGGAGCTGGGGCGTCCCAAGCGCCGGCTGATGCGAATTGCCAGCACCAAGCTGCAGTTGACAAACGAGCTCATCCAGCTGCAGCAGCGCCGGCAGTGGGAGTCGGCCTTTGACCCCAACTTTGATGCCGAGGCGAGCATCCAGCAGAGCAGCGCCCTAAACCGGGAGCGGGAATATCGCGACAGATTGAAGCGCAGTATGCAGCGGCAACTcgagaagcagcagcagcgacaaCGCCAACATCTCGAGCAAATGGGCAAGCTTTAA